The Peribacillus simplex genome contains a region encoding:
- a CDS encoding acyltransferase family protein, producing MNQPLINIESKFRPEIEGLRVVAALLVAVYHIWLNRVSGGVDVFFVISGFLITTSIVSTIKRTGEYRFRPYVTKLMKRLLPSVFFILAIVLALSWFLLPKSILDKTIHEVFASMFFYQNWQLAISSTDYLDSSQMKTPVEHFWALSIQGQFYIIWFLIFTLILFLIKKYKLTNVKTLINTILGILFVSSFIYSIYLTSVNQPWAYFITMTRVWEFALGSLLCINLSSIKVNKYIATVIGWLGLIGLILTGIVFNVSEMFPGYIALWPMTCALFIVLSGTCDTKYGVKRFLGSPVMVKLGGIAFGIYLWHWVLLEFYRYNVQETPGFIVGTLIIISSIALSFLMTRYIEEPIRSSKDNKYSFKRLGIMGSVNVLLIASLLIGVYIDKNKLENKINDKNYPGALAVKSPDDIPDQEPIPSYSEVFDDLPKAHLDGSNQGLKESDLKIGEYGETENYDATIALIGSSHSEHWLGAILEATKDDNYRVLNMTRSGTRFSTGYADDDLKGIWVNNVLDYLKDADVDLVISHATASDSPNNKIQQQMVDQLQYVKDEYGMEVLAIRDDPRYSFNVLESLETDGLEETTKKMNSVDNQKDESFWRQFEKENKSLHKIDLTDYFKVNGKFQPIIGNVIIYRDNRHLTNTYSESFGPIFEEKINEIGLIEK from the coding sequence ATGAATCAGCCATTAATTAATATTGAGAGTAAATTCAGACCCGAGATCGAAGGGCTACGTGTTGTTGCGGCACTGCTGGTAGCGGTATATCATATATGGTTAAATCGTGTTTCCGGCGGGGTTGATGTTTTCTTTGTAATTTCAGGTTTTCTTATTACCACTTCAATTGTTTCCACAATTAAACGAACAGGGGAATATCGTTTTAGGCCATATGTCACGAAGTTAATGAAAAGATTACTTCCCTCTGTATTTTTTATTCTTGCAATTGTTCTGGCTTTAAGTTGGTTTTTATTACCAAAATCAATTTTGGATAAAACTATACATGAAGTATTTGCTTCAATGTTTTTCTACCAAAACTGGCAACTGGCTATTTCGAGCACGGATTATTTAGATTCCAGCCAAATGAAAACACCGGTTGAACACTTTTGGGCTTTGTCTATACAAGGACAATTTTATATAATCTGGTTTTTAATATTCACTTTAATTTTATTCTTAATAAAAAAATATAAACTAACTAATGTTAAGACATTAATCAATACTATTTTAGGAATATTATTTGTTTCTTCTTTTATATACTCAATATATTTAACCTCAGTCAATCAGCCATGGGCTTATTTCATTACGATGACACGCGTTTGGGAATTTGCTTTAGGCAGTTTGCTCTGTATCAATTTATCATCAATCAAGGTTAATAAATATATTGCTACCGTGATAGGTTGGCTCGGATTAATCGGTTTAATTTTAACTGGAATAGTCTTCAATGTATCTGAAATGTTTCCGGGGTATATTGCCTTATGGCCAATGACCTGTGCATTATTCATTGTTTTGTCTGGTACATGCGATACGAAATATGGTGTCAAACGCTTTTTAGGTTCACCTGTAATGGTGAAGCTAGGTGGAATTGCCTTTGGAATCTATTTATGGCATTGGGTATTATTGGAGTTCTATCGTTATAATGTCCAGGAAACTCCAGGATTCATCGTTGGAACTCTTATTATCATTTCATCTATAGCCCTGTCGTTTTTAATGACTCGATATATAGAAGAACCAATCCGAAGCTCAAAGGATAATAAATACTCATTCAAGAGACTCGGGATAATGGGCAGTGTGAATGTACTCTTGATTGCATCTCTTTTAATTGGAGTATATATAGATAAAAATAAGCTGGAAAATAAAATAAACGATAAAAATTATCCAGGAGCGTTAGCTGTAAAAAGTCCTGATGATATACCTGATCAAGAACCAATTCCGTCATATTCTGAAGTCTTTGATGATTTACCAAAAGCGCATTTGGACGGCAGTAACCAAGGGTTAAAGGAAAGTGACTTGAAAATTGGGGAATATGGCGAAACTGAAAATTACGATGCTACAATTGCCCTGATCGGCAGTTCCCATTCAGAGCATTGGTTAGGTGCCATTTTAGAAGCAACAAAAGATGATAATTATCGTGTATTGAATATGACTCGTTCAGGTACACGTTTTTCAACAGGTTATGCGGATGATGATTTGAAAGGTATCTGGGTCAATAATGTTCTCGATTATCTAAAGGATGCAGATGTAGATCTTGTCATTTCTCACGCCACAGCTTCTGATTCGCCTAATAATAAAATACAACAACAAATGGTCGATCAGCTGCAGTATGTTAAAGATGAATATGGTATGGAAGTGTTAGCGATACGTGATGATCCAAGATATAGTTTTAACGTGCTGGAATCATTAGAAACGGATGGACTAGAAGAAACTACAAAAAAAATGAATTCAGTAGATAATCAGAAAGACGAAAGCTTTTGGAGGCAATTTGAAAAAGAGAATAAATCCTTGCATAAAATTGACTTAACAGATTACTTCAAGGTAAACGGTAAATTCCAGCCCATTATTGGTAATGTTATAATTTACCGTGACAATAGACATTTAACGAATACTTATTCTGAAAGTTTCGGACCTATTTTTGAAGAAAAAATCAACGAGATAGGTTTAATTGAAAAGTAA
- a CDS encoding ATP-grasp domain-containing protein, with amino-acid sequence MSKIYIIHENEEWTAHLTKRMNELELPYEEWHLDQGVVDLTEEPPEGVFYSRMSASSHTRGHRFAPEMTESVLAWLEQHNRTVFNGSRALRLEVSKVNQYTALTKAGIKTPKTIAAVGKENIMKAAEKLNVASFITKHNRAGKGLGVQLFHSVEALKHYVEGPEFDEPVDGITLIQEYIKAPEPFITRCEFVGGKFIYAVEVDTSEGFELCPADACQIGDLFCPIGEEVEEKPKFQIVQDFHDPIIEKYEAFLKANEISIAGIEFIRNSDGEIYTYDINTNTNYNSDAEEAAGQYGMLELAKFLGSELAK; translated from the coding sequence ATGAGTAAAATTTATATCATTCATGAAAATGAGGAATGGACTGCCCATTTAACCAAAAGAATGAATGAGTTAGAACTTCCCTATGAAGAATGGCATCTTGATCAGGGTGTGGTGGATTTAACAGAGGAACCGCCTGAGGGCGTTTTTTATAGCCGTATGAGTGCAAGCTCACATACTCGTGGGCACCGATTTGCGCCTGAAATGACAGAATCTGTGCTAGCGTGGCTTGAACAGCATAATCGTACAGTCTTCAATGGGTCACGAGCGCTTCGTTTGGAGGTCAGCAAAGTCAATCAATATACGGCACTGACAAAGGCTGGAATTAAGACTCCGAAAACGATCGCAGCTGTAGGTAAGGAAAATATCATGAAGGCAGCAGAGAAATTAAATGTCGCTTCGTTTATCACGAAACATAACCGTGCAGGTAAAGGACTCGGTGTTCAATTATTTCACTCAGTAGAAGCATTGAAACATTATGTGGAAGGTCCAGAATTCGATGAACCAGTTGATGGGATTACATTAATTCAGGAATACATAAAAGCGCCGGAGCCATTTATCACCCGTTGTGAATTCGTGGGTGGCAAGTTTATTTATGCGGTAGAGGTTGATACATCCGAAGGCTTCGAGCTTTGTCCGGCAGATGCATGCCAAATTGGTGACTTATTCTGCCCGATCGGTGAAGAGGTAGAAGAAAAACCAAAATTTCAAATTGTGCAAGATTTTCATGATCCGATTATTGAAAAATATGAAGCGTTTTTAAAAGCGAATGAAATTTCGATTGCAGGAATTGAATTCATTCGTAACAGCGATGGTGAAATCTACACGTATGACATCAATACCAATACGAATTATAACAGTGACGCTGAGGAAGCAGCAGGCCAATATGGCATGCTTGAATTAGCGAAGTTTCTAGGATCCGAATTGGCGAAATAA
- a CDS encoding FecCD family ABC transporter permease has product MPNQSIRTNLTTKWAFAYLIALFILLFAMTIGISFGSVPVPIPVLIQIIGKEIFHLPISADPDVMLTNIVMNIRLPRVLLAGLVGASLAIAGAAFQGLLRNPLADPYTLGISSGASVGAVLTIFLNISLPFIGLYTLPALSILCSVLTMLCVLTFAKKMDRSMKVETIILTGIIFSSFLSAFISLMIALTGDELRQIIGWLMGSVSMRGWNYIAIILPFFIIGSLILIMNTSELNAMTFGEDRAKHLGVNVKRRKMWILIAGSTLTGAAVAVSGAIGFVGLVIPHFVRKIWGPDHKHLLPLSLLVGSGFLILADFVARTIIAPSELPIGVITSLIGAPAFALILLKRRREG; this is encoded by the coding sequence TTGCCAAATCAGTCTATCCGAACCAATTTAACAACTAAATGGGCGTTTGCTTATTTGATTGCGCTGTTCATTTTGTTATTCGCAATGACGATAGGCATTTCCTTTGGTTCGGTGCCAGTACCGATTCCCGTACTTATACAAATAATCGGCAAGGAGATTTTCCATTTGCCGATTTCTGCTGATCCGGATGTGATGCTTACGAATATCGTGATGAACATCCGCTTGCCGCGCGTATTGCTTGCGGGTTTGGTCGGGGCATCACTTGCGATTGCAGGCGCGGCTTTTCAGGGACTGCTCCGGAACCCGCTCGCTGATCCTTACACATTGGGTATTTCTTCAGGAGCATCGGTCGGCGCCGTATTGACAATATTCTTGAATATTTCACTGCCGTTCATCGGTTTATATACTCTTCCGGCATTGAGCATCTTATGCTCAGTGCTCACGATGCTTTGCGTACTGACTTTTGCAAAAAAAATGGATCGGTCGATGAAAGTGGAAACGATCATTTTAACGGGAATCATTTTCAGCTCATTTTTAAGTGCCTTCATTTCATTGATGATTGCGCTGACGGGTGATGAATTAAGACAAATCATCGGCTGGCTGATGGGAAGCGTTTCAATGCGCGGATGGAATTACATTGCAATCATTTTGCCGTTTTTTATCATTGGATCATTGATTTTGATCATGAATACAAGTGAATTGAATGCGATGACTTTCGGGGAAGACCGGGCAAAACACTTAGGTGTGAATGTTAAGCGGCGGAAAATGTGGATCTTGATAGCCGGTTCGACATTGACAGGGGCAGCCGTTGCCGTTTCAGGGGCGATTGGCTTTGTAGGATTGGTCATTCCTCATTTTGTCCGAAAGATTTGGGGACCTGACCATAAACATCTACTTCCGTTGTCATTGTTGGTAGGAAGCGGATTCTTAATATTGGCGGATTTTGTGGCACGAACGATCATTGCCCCATCGGAACTGCCGATCGGGGTGATCACCTCACTTATCGGGGCACCTGCATTTGCGCTGATTTTATTAAAGAGACGGAGAGAAGGGTAA
- a CDS encoding ABC-F family ATP-binding cassette domain-containing protein — translation MSLLSIDKLAHSFGDRTLFKDVSFRLMAGEHVGLVGANGVGKSTMMNIITGQLIHDDGRVEWTPGVEYGYLDQHTILSKGKSIRDVLRDAYLPLFEQEKALNAVTEKMGTATPEELEELLEQMGEIQDKLEAGGFYNLDIKIEEAARGLGLDAIGLDRDVSALSGGQRTKVLLAKLLLEQPQVLLLDEPTNYLDVEHIRWLSSYLKEYPHAFLLISHDTEFMNGVVDVIFHLEFSKLTRYTATYEKFLELAELNKNQHINAYEKQREFIKKQEDFIAKNKARYSTTGRAKSRQKQLNRMERIDRPETAMKPTFDFKESRASSRYVFEGEDLEIGYDRPLLPKLSMTIERGEKIAVVGCNGVGKSTLLKTILGKIDPLGGKRSLGDFLFSSYFEQEVKAGDTTPIDEVWNAFPHLDQPQVRAILARVGLKNEHITRPMSHLSGGEQAKVRLCKLMLTESNWLLFDEPTNHLDVVAKEELKRAMKEYKGTIVLVCHEPDFYEDWVTKVWDVEEWSNNN, via the coding sequence ATGAGCTTACTTTCTATAGATAAATTAGCACACAGCTTTGGCGACCGCACCTTATTCAAGGATGTATCCTTCCGCCTGATGGCCGGTGAACATGTAGGCCTGGTAGGGGCGAATGGTGTCGGGAAGTCAACGATGATGAATATCATTACAGGACAACTCATCCATGATGATGGCCGGGTGGAATGGACACCTGGTGTCGAATATGGCTATCTTGATCAACATACGATACTTTCTAAAGGTAAATCGATTCGCGACGTCTTAAGGGATGCATACTTGCCTTTATTCGAGCAGGAAAAAGCACTGAATGCAGTTACAGAAAAAATGGGTACGGCCACTCCGGAAGAACTTGAAGAACTCTTGGAACAAATGGGTGAAATCCAGGACAAGCTGGAAGCCGGCGGTTTTTACAATCTCGATATTAAAATTGAAGAAGCGGCACGCGGTTTAGGTTTGGATGCAATCGGGTTGGACCGTGATGTCTCTGCCCTAAGCGGCGGGCAACGGACAAAGGTTTTATTGGCGAAGTTACTATTGGAACAACCGCAAGTCCTGCTGCTCGACGAGCCAACCAACTACTTGGATGTGGAGCATATCCGCTGGCTGAGCAGCTACTTAAAGGAATATCCACATGCATTTCTATTGATTTCGCATGATACCGAGTTCATGAACGGCGTCGTTGACGTCATCTTCCATCTTGAATTTTCTAAACTGACCCGTTACACGGCAACTTATGAAAAATTCCTTGAGCTGGCTGAATTGAATAAAAATCAACATATTAACGCATATGAAAAACAGCGCGAATTCATTAAAAAGCAGGAAGATTTCATTGCAAAAAATAAAGCCCGCTATTCAACGACCGGCCGGGCAAAGAGCCGTCAAAAGCAATTGAATCGCATGGAACGTATCGATCGTCCAGAAACTGCAATGAAACCTACTTTCGACTTTAAAGAATCACGTGCGAGCAGCCGTTATGTCTTTGAAGGTGAAGATCTGGAAATCGGATATGACCGCCCGTTGCTTCCGAAGCTATCCATGACCATCGAACGAGGAGAGAAAATTGCCGTGGTCGGCTGTAACGGAGTTGGTAAATCCACTCTTTTAAAAACGATTTTGGGTAAAATCGATCCTCTAGGCGGTAAAAGATCACTTGGGGACTTCCTTTTCTCTTCTTATTTTGAACAGGAAGTGAAAGCAGGCGATACGACGCCAATCGATGAAGTATGGAATGCATTCCCGCACCTGGACCAACCGCAGGTACGTGCGATCCTTGCCCGTGTCGGATTGAAAAACGAGCACATTACACGTCCGATGAGCCATTTAAGCGGTGGGGAACAAGCAAAAGTGCGCCTATGTAAACTCATGCTTACCGAAAGCAATTGGCTGTTATTCGATGAACCGACCAACCATTTGGATGTAGTTGCAAAAGAAGAACTGAAACGTGCAATGAAAGAGTATAAAGGAACGATTGTCCTCGTATGCCATGAACCTGATTTCTATGAAGATTGGGTAACCAAGGTATGGGATGTAGAGGAATGGTCGAACAATAATTAA
- a CDS encoding ABC transporter substrate-binding protein: MKKIFGLILLMMLTAGLMVGCSDATDEGKEKQQTNHAQHEAFPITIKDATGEKVTIEQKPKKIVSLIPSNTEVVFALGLGKKVVGVSDNDNYPEETKEIEKVGGMEMNTELIVSMKPDLVLAHASSAHNSNEGLQQLKDAGIDVLVVNDAQSFDQVYESIEMIGQATGEQDKAKEIVTDMKMKLKDIQEKAKSVKEADRKTVLVEVSPSPEIYTPGKNTFMNEMLTIISADNAAAELDGWAKIDEESMIAANPDVIITTYGYYTKDAVSEVKGRKGWQDVKAIKNGQVFDVHSDLVTRSGPRLIEGVEELAKSVYPNQFNN, translated from the coding sequence ATGAAGAAGATTTTTGGTCTGATACTGTTGATGATGCTTACTGCAGGATTGATGGTTGGCTGCAGTGACGCTACTGACGAAGGAAAAGAAAAGCAGCAAACGAATCATGCTCAACACGAAGCTTTCCCGATTACGATTAAAGATGCAACTGGGGAAAAAGTAACGATAGAACAAAAACCGAAGAAAATCGTTTCGTTGATACCAAGTAATACGGAAGTGGTCTTTGCACTTGGTTTGGGTAAAAAGGTCGTTGGTGTATCCGACAATGATAATTACCCGGAAGAAACGAAAGAAATTGAAAAAGTTGGCGGAATGGAAATGAACACGGAGCTGATTGTCTCCATGAAACCTGATCTTGTTCTTGCGCATGCATCAAGTGCCCATAATTCAAATGAGGGTTTACAGCAACTTAAGGATGCTGGAATAGATGTCCTCGTAGTCAATGATGCACAAAGCTTTGACCAAGTCTATGAATCTATTGAAATGATTGGACAGGCAACGGGAGAACAGGATAAAGCAAAAGAAATCGTTACGGATATGAAAATGAAGCTCAAGGATATCCAGGAAAAGGCCAAATCCGTAAAGGAAGCGGATAGGAAGACCGTTTTAGTGGAAGTTTCGCCTTCACCGGAAATATACACACCTGGAAAAAATACTTTCATGAATGAGATGCTTACTATCATTTCAGCGGATAATGCTGCTGCTGAATTGGACGGATGGGCAAAAATTGATGAAGAGTCGATGATTGCTGCAAATCCGGATGTCATCATTACAACGTATGGTTATTATACAAAAGACGCAGTAAGTGAAGTGAAGGGCCGAAAAGGATGGCAAGATGTAAAAGCCATTAAGAATGGCCAAGTCTTTGATGTCCATTCTGACTTGGTGACCCGTTCCGGTCCACGCTTGATAGAGGGAGTAGAGGAACTTGCCAAATCAGTCTATCCGAACCAATTTAACAACTAA
- a CDS encoding class I SAM-dependent methyltransferase → MKASYYHSITLMANMLDQANIPYQFTGRSALFVQGVDIGEYKKIDIDVQWDVFNEALDLFSEYAPTKPERSPETASFLMDVEGVSAAVRCRFNTTIKTDPYRLSIKMGDMEVWCRSLYSYLYEEEMRKCSSEIHAYLSAEQKGFTAENEQAWNQNNYLALVNRYGDPVELASKIKQNPKWRLHPFYKYMGETSGKKITHLMGSNGVKAVALAILGAEVKVVDFSQENAMFANELASGANVSIEYIVSDVLSLSSEHESGNQDLVLMELGVLHYLIDLQPLFEKIKKMLKPGGRFVLHEFHPISTKLITSNGKKHKITGNYFAPAIENNEVAFSKHMPDEEKGSLSRVVQRKWTIGELVTSIGQSGLVIKVLEEEPNHKIHDIGLPKTFTLVAERV, encoded by the coding sequence ATGAAGGCAAGTTATTATCATTCAATCACATTAATGGCGAACATGTTGGATCAAGCTAACATCCCATACCAATTTACAGGTCGATCCGCTCTGTTCGTGCAAGGAGTGGATATCGGTGAGTATAAGAAAATCGATATTGATGTACAATGGGATGTCTTTAATGAGGCTTTGGATCTTTTTTCCGAATACGCACCAACAAAGCCTGAAAGAAGTCCTGAGACTGCCTCCTTTCTAATGGATGTCGAGGGGGTTTCTGCCGCTGTGCGCTGCCGGTTTAACACGACCATTAAAACGGACCCTTATCGTTTGTCCATTAAGATGGGGGATATGGAGGTTTGGTGCAGGTCGTTATACAGTTATCTATACGAAGAAGAAATGAGAAAGTGCAGTTCCGAGATCCATGCTTACTTATCTGCCGAGCAGAAGGGGTTCACAGCGGAAAATGAACAGGCGTGGAACCAGAATAATTATTTAGCGCTGGTCAATCGTTATGGAGATCCCGTGGAATTGGCATCCAAAATCAAGCAAAACCCAAAATGGAGACTGCACCCTTTTTATAAATATATGGGAGAAACATCCGGTAAAAAAATCACTCATTTGATGGGATCGAACGGTGTTAAAGCAGTTGCCCTAGCCATATTGGGAGCTGAAGTGAAAGTAGTTGACTTTTCCCAGGAAAATGCAATGTTTGCAAATGAGCTGGCCAGTGGGGCCAATGTCTCCATCGAGTATATCGTTTCGGATGTCCTTTCACTATCATCCGAGCATGAATCAGGGAATCAGGATTTGGTTTTAATGGAGCTCGGTGTACTTCACTACTTAATAGATCTGCAGCCTTTATTTGAAAAAATTAAAAAGATGCTGAAACCTGGAGGCCGATTCGTCCTGCATGAATTTCACCCGATTTCAACAAAGCTCATTACTTCAAATGGTAAAAAACATAAAATAACAGGCAACTATTTCGCTCCGGCAATCGAAAATAATGAGGTCGCTTTTTCGAAGCATATGCCGGATGAGGAAAAAGGGAGCCTTTCAAGAGTTGTACAGCGTAAATGGACAATCGGGGAACTGGTAACGTCAATAGGTCAATCAGGGCTTGTTATTAAAGTGCTCGAGGAAGAACCGAATCATAAAATCCATGATATTGGGCTTCCGAAAACATTTACCTTGGTGGCGGAACGAGTGTAG
- a CDS encoding DNA topoisomerase III: protein MSKTVVLAEKPSVGRDIAKVLNCGKKGNGFFEGEQYIVTWALGHLVTHADPESYDEKYKTWRLEDLPMLPPALKLVVIKQSGKQFQSVKTQLNRNDVKDVIIATDAGREGELVARWILEKANVKKPVKRLWISSVTDKAIKDGFKNLKDGKEYENLFASAVARAEADWIVGMNATRALTTKHNAQLSCGRVQTPTLAMIAKKEEEIKQFQPRKYYGVSAMAEPNLRLIWQDAQSKDIRTFDKNKAEQVLAAVKGKSAEVVEVNKSHKKSFAPSLYDLTELQRDANKKFGYSAKETLSIMQRLYESHKVLTYPRTDSRFLSTDLVDTLKERLQAVSIKPYAQYASRILRSPIKVNKSFVDDSKVSDHHAIIPTEQTPLPGKLSDKESKIYDLVVKRFLAVLMPPFEYEQTTITAKMGQETFMAKGKVILKSGWKEVYDHQFDEEEAKDGLAEQLLPNVQKGDSLTISTVKQTEGETKPPEPFNEGSLLSAMENPTRFMAGESKELIKTLGETGGIGTVATRADVIEKLFNSFLIEKRGKGLHVTSKGKQLLQLAPEDLRSPALTAQWEQKLTAIAKGKLPKQAFIGDMRAYAKNIVHEIKNSDQKFKHDNVSGTKCPDCGKLMLEVNSKKGKMLVCQDRECGHKKSVSRVTNARCPQCHKKMEMRGQGEAQTFTCKCGFHEKLSSYNKRRGQNKNQKVSKNEVSNYMKKQNKEEPINTALADALAKLKFDK, encoded by the coding sequence ATGAGTAAAACAGTCGTACTGGCCGAGAAACCTTCGGTCGGAAGAGATATAGCTAAAGTGCTGAATTGCGGGAAGAAGGGCAATGGCTTTTTTGAAGGCGAACAGTATATCGTCACTTGGGCACTAGGCCATTTGGTGACCCATGCAGATCCGGAATCTTATGATGAAAAATACAAAACATGGCGCCTTGAGGACCTGCCCATGTTGCCGCCTGCTTTGAAGTTGGTCGTCATCAAGCAATCAGGCAAACAATTTCAATCGGTTAAAACACAATTGAACCGCAATGATGTCAAGGATGTCATCATTGCAACGGATGCGGGCCGTGAAGGGGAACTTGTTGCGCGCTGGATTCTCGAAAAAGCGAATGTGAAGAAGCCGGTCAAGCGGCTTTGGATTTCCTCTGTAACGGATAAAGCGATCAAAGATGGATTTAAAAACCTGAAGGATGGCAAGGAGTATGAAAACCTATTTGCCTCTGCTGTAGCAAGGGCGGAAGCGGACTGGATCGTTGGGATGAACGCGACACGTGCCCTGACGACCAAGCACAATGCCCAGCTATCCTGCGGAAGGGTCCAAACGCCGACACTTGCGATGATCGCAAAAAAAGAAGAAGAAATAAAACAATTCCAGCCTAGGAAATATTATGGCGTTTCGGCAATGGCGGAACCTAATTTGCGCCTGATATGGCAAGATGCCCAATCAAAGGATATCCGCACATTCGATAAAAACAAGGCAGAACAGGTTCTTGCAGCCGTTAAGGGGAAAAGTGCAGAAGTGGTTGAAGTTAACAAGTCCCATAAGAAAAGTTTTGCCCCTTCTTTATATGATTTAACAGAACTTCAACGGGACGCCAATAAGAAATTCGGCTATTCGGCGAAAGAGACGCTATCGATCATGCAGCGCTTATATGAAAGCCATAAAGTCTTGACTTATCCAAGGACGGATTCACGCTTTTTATCAACGGATTTGGTTGATACGCTAAAAGAAAGATTACAGGCTGTGAGCATTAAGCCATATGCCCAGTATGCATCGAGGATACTGCGCAGCCCGATTAAGGTCAATAAATCGTTCGTGGATGATAGCAAGGTTTCCGATCACCATGCAATCATCCCCACTGAGCAGACACCGCTGCCGGGAAAACTGAGCGACAAAGAATCGAAAATCTATGATTTGGTCGTGAAAAGGTTCCTTGCTGTATTGATGCCGCCTTTTGAATATGAACAAACGACCATCACAGCAAAAATGGGGCAGGAGACGTTCATGGCAAAAGGGAAGGTCATCCTGAAGTCAGGTTGGAAGGAAGTTTATGATCACCAATTCGATGAGGAAGAAGCTAAAGATGGCCTTGCTGAGCAACTGCTTCCGAACGTTCAAAAGGGTGACAGTTTAACCATTTCGACCGTGAAACAAACAGAGGGTGAAACGAAACCGCCGGAACCATTCAATGAAGGGTCGCTTCTTTCGGCAATGGAGAATCCTACTCGTTTCATGGCAGGGGAAAGCAAAGAGCTCATCAAGACCTTGGGTGAAACTGGCGGGATCGGTACTGTTGCAACGCGTGCTGACGTTATAGAAAAGCTGTTCAATAGCTTCCTGATCGAGAAGAGGGGAAAGGGCCTTCATGTTACCTCGAAAGGAAAACAACTTCTTCAATTGGCACCTGAAGACTTGCGATCTCCAGCTTTGACAGCTCAATGGGAGCAAAAGCTAACCGCGATCGCAAAAGGAAAGCTGCCAAAACAGGCTTTCATCGGTGATATGCGCGCCTATGCCAAAAATATCGTCCATGAAATCAAGAATAGTGACCAAAAATTCAAGCATGATAACGTGTCAGGAACGAAATGTCCTGATTGCGGCAAGCTGATGCTTGAAGTGAATAGTAAAAAGGGGAAAATGCTTGTCTGCCAAGATCGTGAATGTGGCCACAAAAAAAGTGTTTCACGTGTAACAAATGCCAGATGCCCACAATGTCATAAAAAGATGGAAATGCGCGGTCAAGGAGAAGCACAGACATTCACCTGTAAATGCGGTTTTCACGAAAAACTTTCTTCTTACAATAAACGAAGAGGGCAAAATAAAAATCAAAAAGTATCCAAAAATGAAGTCTCCAATTATATGAAAAAGCAAAATAAAGAAGAACCAATCAATACTGCCTTGGCGGATGCCTTGGCAAAACTGAAATTCGATAAATAA
- a CDS encoding phosphotransferase, with protein MEKPWLAEYPVSLELAGKLIMLQFPEIELKEIKQLGEGFDNTVIQINGKFVFRFPRRPIAVTLIQVESQLLPSIAGTFPLAIPEPIFFGKPSTLYPYPFTGYKMVKGHLPVEGSVANKAESAKRFAHFLKALHGFPVERAMRLGVQPDGMMRLDISYRKKSLMENVSNLLKLGFFEQAHAVKDFVETLGELDVQHPISLVHGDIHIRNVLLDDEGVLAGIIDWGDVHVGNPAIDFSFLYSYFPKEVRRAFFDIYGEIEKETESLARFRAIYMLVTLLVYGIDRHDEELIAITSTGLKFAIEE; from the coding sequence GTGGAAAAGCCTTGGTTGGCAGAATATCCGGTTTCGCTGGAGCTAGCGGGGAAATTGATCATGCTGCAGTTTCCGGAAATTGAGTTGAAAGAGATCAAGCAACTAGGGGAGGGCTTCGATAACACGGTCATACAAATCAATGGGAAATTTGTATTCCGTTTCCCCCGCCGCCCTATTGCGGTTACGTTGATTCAAGTGGAAAGTCAGCTTTTGCCTTCCATTGCAGGCACTTTTCCGCTTGCTATCCCTGAACCGATCTTTTTTGGGAAACCAAGTACACTGTATCCGTATCCTTTTACCGGTTATAAAATGGTAAAGGGACACTTGCCTGTAGAAGGATCGGTGGCAAATAAGGCCGAATCGGCAAAAAGGTTTGCCCATTTTTTGAAAGCTCTCCACGGTTTCCCTGTGGAAAGGGCTATGCGTTTAGGTGTGCAGCCTGATGGGATGATGAGGCTTGATATATCCTATCGTAAGAAATCGCTAATGGAAAATGTCTCGAATCTATTAAAGCTAGGGTTCTTTGAACAGGCGCATGCGGTTAAGGATTTTGTTGAAACCTTAGGTGAATTGGATGTTCAGCACCCGATTTCACTCGTTCACGGAGACATTCATATCCGGAATGTTTTACTTGATGACGAAGGCGTTCTCGCGGGTATCATTGATTGGGGAGATGTTCATGTCGGGAATCCAGCCATTGATTTCTCCTTTTTATACAGTTATTTCCCCAAAGAGGTGCGCAGGGCTTTTTTTGATATCTATGGTGAAATCGAAAAGGAAACAGAGAGTTTAGCCCGGTTCAGAGCAATATATATGCTTGTTACATTACTCGTTTATGGAATAGACCGCCATGATGAAGAACTGATTGCCATTACGAGTACCGGTTTGAAATTTGCTATAGAAGAATAA